CTTTGGGATCACAAAGCTCCGCAATATTTGCCTCGGACTCAATTACACCGAGATGGGGTCCGCTgaagctttttattttaagaaagcCATTATCTTAAGGAGCAACttagtttttttacaaagaGACGCATGCTCTCGGACGTCGAGATCCAAAATTAAGTGCTTCTTAAAATGAAACGCCTCTCTTGTCTCGTGCagctttttacaatttttcattgaAAGAAAAACTATGTGCATTTATAGTCGAGTGAATAAGCTCTCAGATGCTATACGGATTGTATgcaattttgttttgaataaaattattcgaaGAATAATGATTAAAAAGTGCGGATTAGCAGTTTGTTCAGGTATACAATAACATGATTCTTCAAAAATTGGCCGCTATTGGATATGGACCAGTTCTAGTTTTTTCTAGTTGCCTATCTAATCGTaaccaatattttaaaaacggaCAATATATCTCGCTGCCATATCCAATAAGTTCTGATATTAGCCAGGGTTCAAATCCAGAAGCGTTACtgttattgattattattaattttacgagCTTCTTTCCGTTCCTACTTACTTACTTAACTTCGTCGGTATTAAGCTTGATCAAAATTGGGAAATAAGGAGACGATAACCACATACTTGCCGCGAGATATTATGAGATAGTACGTTCCGGACAATTATCACCACTATCAGTCCAGCGTCAACAGGCTTTTTTTTCTGCTTGCTCTCGCTGTTTGATAGTTTTCTCGACGCTTCGCGGAAGAGCTACCTATTTATGAAGCGTCTTAACCACACAAAGAAAACACTtagtaatacattatttttaaagtcagtatatatatataacctcgaaaaataagtgaaataataatataagcattTTGGTAGAAAACCATAAACTCGAATTACCTTTTAAGTTACTAGCAAATTATGAAGCAAACTGTTATGATAGTCGTCACAACTTCCACAATGCTCCCACAAAGAGTACTTGCCACATACGCCACGCGACATTAAGCCCATTTACGccgaataaagaataaaacacttttattttaaaagtacgAGCAGTTACTTGCTGTATTAATGCAAGCTGCTCAGACAACATAAGGGCTTTCTTTTACTCGATATTGCAGAAGCCGGTCAACCTTATTTGTCTCCAATCTTTGAATGGCGCAGCTAAAGAAAGAAACGATGCTTGGATCTCGGTGTCTTTTGAATATCTGActtcaaaataaatcttaatttaGTTTTGCAACCTGTGCTCAATTAATGGAACAAACATTACTTTTCTGTTTAACAACGTTATttgagttattaaattttttcctcATTTAACTGAATTTCTGGTgggatttttatatttccatgTGTAAAGGAACTTGCTGGAATTCGCTTaatacaacaattttttttttattattattgacattTGTTTAAATGGGTTGTAAATACTAAACTACCAAACTCAAAACCGATCGAAAGACAAATTCAACTTGCAAatgtttcataatttataagtTAGTCTTCAAATTCATCCTTCATTGAAATACAAAGAATTGAATCCACGTTTCGCCTCAGATAGAATGACGAGCAGCTcgttataaaatcttttatccTCAATTTAGCAgcatacaattttgaaataggtTGAATGTCCGGAGCTCGCCTAAAACAATCATCGGCCGCAGCACGAAACGTGTACCTACATGATAAAAACGTGTACAATGTGAAAACGGAAATAACATGACGTGAAAAGAACTAAAGCAGATAGCTGCAATCTTCCGGCTCGACCGAAACTAGGTATTGtctataaaatgttatttgtgAAACGTTTTGTGAACACGAAACAAAGAGatttttactctatattataTAGCAGTTAGTGGCGTAGGCCAACAATCTTCTGAACATTCtaccattattatttatgtatttattatcgtTTGTCATTTTAGTGATATAAAAACGTTGCGAAACATTTCCTCGTCCATAGTTTTCTAGTGCGGCAGTCCAATAATTGCAATAATAGGCAATAATTGGCGTAATCTTATAAGATTACGTTATGATGAGAGATAATGTAtagatataaagaaaaaagtgAGTGCGAGCAAAGTAcaatgtcagaagtgaaacttctttggcaaattaatttttaactcttgttcatgtttatagaaatctaaaactttagttttccgagacttagagggaggcaTAAAAACACGttgcattttaattaacaattcgtcattagagatttcaataaattattttgcataaaatataaaatactaatatttcgtaaattctctttacgaagtTTCACccttctctctctctctcaatcggtcacaatcgctctctcccttttcttcgacaaaaacgctgcccATCTttgtgacgttccgtaaaaattttaccctcatgcgcctaaacaGGTTCCACTTCAAAAACACAGAAAAAAGTCTGAGTAAAAGTCACACGACTCCGTTGGCAATAACATATGTTTAATCAATCCATCATCAGAGTAGCGTTCTCTTATCACATACCTTGCCAACACCACCAATAAACCTCCATATTTTAGTttcatttaaacaataaatactatataaattgaatacatAGATAGCTTGAAACGTGGAAGGCTACAACTATACTATACTGAACTAAGGTCTTGTGTTatactttttcttttctttaaagcaatattataaagaaaatcttGTCAGTTGGTTACATAAGCGAGGGTTCGAAGAAATTCTTTGTTCTTGTACATATAGAAAAATGAACATCAGAAAGGTTCACCACAAAAAGGACGAAGTGAGTGTATGTATTTAGTAGGCTTACTCATacaaacaatatataattaatggaTTCAATTTTAGAAGGTGGAGCGTTTATGGCAAATTTAAATCATGCAACACCTGTCATAATTGTTCACGCTTTCATAAAGAGTAAAACGTCCGCTcatctattaaataaaagtatgaaaTGTAGATGTTATTGGGTCACAAGTAAATATCGCAGATCATCACGATTATTGAATGGCTCATATTTCTGCACACAGTTCAGTAAACGCTCCATTCGTTTACTCTCATAAATGCAGCGTCATCGTTCGTGAggattttgaaaataagatACCTTTGGAAAGTTATCCCATTTCAGACGAACACTTTACGAGGGGCCGACAAATCTTCGATGGCTTCGTTTGTTGATCGAAATGGCCGACTCTTGTCCCTTACTCCAATATCTATTTGTTCTTATGTTCACTTAAGCAATAGTTTCCTCTTTACAAACTGGTTCGCTGGTCGTATAAATCCCGGTTTCTCATCATCCGAGATTTATGCAATGGATATTCAATcaattagatttattaatttttgtttcttcGTTCTTTCGTTGGCTTAATCATGAccataaatgtaataatactgACGTGATTATTAACCAGCCATTGAAATTACTAAACATGTATTTTACAACCAACGTCAGGTAAACAAACTGTACTTATTCTGTTTAGTTGTTTAACAGCAAAAAATAATCGGATACCGTACACACAGaatcattatattaatttatattttcattgtattaaaacagtatcacagtttaaatataataaattaccatAAACAGTAGTGTTgattaacaatataatcaatccttttttaatagattacataattaatcaataaatattatgatttaattaaatagtaaaatgtGAGTTATATTACAGTCAGTAGGTGACGATATTATGTCTGATATGTCTCAGAATTGCCAAAACATCTTACCTTCTAATCATTGGTAGGTAGGCATGAGGTAAAATTAGGATAAAATCTAACCCACAACTTTAACTATAACTGCGTGTCACTAACGTTACCGACTTGAGTGACGGAAGATAACCCTGcgaaaaaataatgtttttatcataattGCATAACCATTTCGTTACcaataaaataagtgaaaaacaATGTGTGTGTTAAAACGTGAATATGTGTGTTACTTCTACTGTACAGTAAACAGACTAACAGGAGTGCTCTTACCCCATGTTATAATTCTCCTTTGAGGAATTGAGATGTATTAAGAGAGGTGCACTATTCACCTATTAGTACAGCTGATAACTGATCGTGCGAGCAGAACAAGGGATTGTGAATGGCAGCCTCCAGCTGCTCTCTGACTTTGGGTTGAGCTCCGCACCAGATAACGTGGCCCTCACGGGACCATTCTTCTACCATCATATTCATGCTCtgcaagtttatttattttactattatttaattgcaaaaaTCATCAGTTATTTCAGCTTGAGTAAGAACACACTTTGCCATAACTATACCAAACAGATTCAAACGATGAAAAATACAACAGAAATATTATCCAGTAGAATCCGGATAGAACGACATTCAAGGGACCGGCGATACTATGTCGTACTAACCGGATGACGTACAACACGGCAGGATTATTTCTTAAGTAGGTACATTAATACTTAACTTAcgaataaatatgtatgtattataattgcGAAAGTTTGATTTTCCTATTTAggtaaataaatcattttgtaGGATATACAatcacatattttatttacatactttattttaatggtTCTTACACattccaaattaaaaacataggAACATAATGTACTGCAATACAAAGAGATACATTACATACACCCGCACTACACGAAAAACTCTGTTACTAACGTAGAAAGTCTGTTATTTGAGTTTGTTTTTGACAAACTTTTGTTCGGTAGTAAGTTCTTACAGTATTGTGAATTCGTGACATGATTGTTTTCATAAGATCATCACCTATGTAAGTCTGAACAAACACATTGAGCGTTTCCGCAGCCTTCAGAGAGAAACTTGGTGAAATTGGTGCGTAGGTCGCTTAAACCGGAGTCGCACTAAACGGTTAAGTATGTTCTTGCAGTCCTAAATATGAAACCGAATTTGAGTAAACATTATCTTCGTTAAACCCGGTTAGTCGTTACAAGCGAAGTCGTTGTATATGAATTCtactgtatattataattattacatcaaaaatataagaaagttGATTAAAAGAGATTTATGAAAAGAAAACCGATGAATTGTGTAGTGCGGGGAAgagcttttattaattgtatgaCATCAcgattcaaaataatttccgataaataaaaaacttgaaccgaatgaatgaatgaaaatTGAATTCGTCAAAATCGCAGCGATGCTAAGTCAAGCCACTTTCAACCAAATAAAGGTTTTATAAGAGATGCTGTATAAAATTgttggtaaataataaataacaaacacTTTGACTCGGAACCGCGACTCAGTAATATTACGCTCTTCCTTCCGAGACGAGGACGATCATCTCTCACATTTGACTCTTTATCAGAAGTTTCTCGTATAATTCCTTTTACATTATATCCACTTCAGACGACATTGTTGTCAAACATTTGCTTAAAATGTTATACTAATTTTACACGCGTATTTATcgtatacaacattttaacaTCATTTAAATCCAGCAGACTGTTGTTTAGGATAACATTATGTTTGCGAATTAATTACCTAAACCTAAGGTGGTGAAGatggttgtttttattttgattgatgAAGTTAttcgtaatttaatatattataggtGAATATTAATCTAAACATTTTGCCTGTCGCATATCGCCATTACAGCAAAAACtctcaattataattattcattttatagaGTATACGTAATATACTCTGTCATTCACAACGCACCGAGgaaactttaatataaacttaCAACGAAACGAGCAGATTAACGATACAATTTTACCTGTAGGAATGTGTAGTCGAGGCGGCTGAGTGCGTCGCAATAAACGATGAGCAAGTTGGGCGGTAATTTGGGCGGCTCCGGCCCAGCGCCACCGTTTGTCAATATGGCATCGGGCGTGACGACCTCCACTCTAGTTATCTTTGTCTGTCGGCCGACATTAAGAGCCATTAACTCTGATCGAACTCTTTCAGCACTCGCGAAGTGTAAACCGCCAACAGGATGCATCTGGTAGTGAGGCGGAAGGGACCCTTCCTGAAATtatccaatataaataatattatttttaccgtTGAACCTAAGATGATATAGGGCGTCTCCTTGTGCAACCGACTCACTTGAACGTATCGCAGTTGGAGCCGTGGACGCGACTGATAGTAGAGCAGCAGCAATACGTCAACGGCTACTCCACATCCCAGACCCACCTCGATCCCCAGCATCAGGCAGCTCACGAAGGTGCTCGTTAATGGAAGCAAGTCTAGCTCTGCAtcaaacagtttttataaGACACGAATGAAAACGCTGTCtaaatctctatatatataaaattctcgggtcacaatgttcgtttcgatactcctccgaaacggcttgaccgattcttatgaattttttatgcatattcagaaagtctgagaatcggctactatctatcttttgtaagtaagtaagttcttaaatatttttacttagaaatatcgcaaaacaacgttttccgggtcagctagtatgaTGTAAGTTTCTTATTTAGATTGAAATTtgagttaatattttacaaaataatgcaataaagACTGACGAACAACCAAACGTCGGTTCACGTTTTATACCTGACATTGCCACACCATAACGGCGTAAAAGCCCGAATATTTTTCATCGTGAACTATTTTATACTTACTTCTATACtactataaaaatctttatacataataaaacataaaaacgtGTTATTCAAACGTGTTATTGTATTCcctactaaattaaatataattatagtttatCGCATTGTATCACACATTGTATTCTTTGTAGAGTGATGGTAAAATTGTCGatactttaaattatgaaacaaCTAGCTGCCCCTgagaacttcgtttctccttattgtgattttacttagcctttttagtatagtccttttcatgaaagaagtcccccagacgcggcgctgcaatcgcatgacgtaatgttgccatttatgagtaaaaaatttacctattttatttacatttagcagatgtaatttatcaaataatactattttctgcatacttcgatgaaacaatatttatgttatgtaaaaagtatatttttatttacttattttagcggtgttctacctacttacagggaaaagatgagaaaatagggtaaagaaaaacaatacaattttttatacattatgtatacatagtattgtcttttattgacataacttttacacatttaaaggaaacaattttttaccggattgaatgattatgtaaaataattgtaaatacataacttcaatccgataaaaaattgtttcctttaaatatgtatacatGTTAGAAACTCCTCCGCCTCCTATACCTATTAGTTAATgcatagatatagatatagcAAAAGTGCTGATATAGGTACGTAATGTGTGAATGTAACCTTTAACATTCGAGAGTGAAAACCAATATTTCTCTGAGGGTGGACCTTAATGACTTATATTTCAGTAAACTGAATTCTCAATCATATTTGATCAAATacagaatattaattattaaatcgaAATCGCATAACTCCGTACAACTTGCAGAAGGACTAGTGAGGAAAGTTCGTAGTGCAAACAATGGGAGGGCTGCAGCTCGTGTCGGTATGAATACGTTTAAATCGAGCATCCACATAGATTTCAAGGCAATATATGAAAATGTCTCTCAAAAGGGCATGCGATGGACGTGCTATACTTTTAAGCTCGTCACTTAGTTCACGAATAACGAATAACAACATTGTTATTAATTCCAAGAAAGAAGTCTTCAAAAAAAACGATTTCAAATGACGTTTGATTCAGTGTGAGCACTGAGCATGTCATGTCATGCTCCTGTGGGACTGTATATATGTACTAACATTAGCACCGAGATTCTgcttaatacatattttcgaTCAGATCCTGGTAACAGTTGCACtctaaaatatagatattaatttttttctatgcaAAAATCTTAGGGCAAGGGTCGTTACCTCTggtttattttagttagtatATTAAGTCTTAACACTAATGCCATAGCATATCATAGGGCAGTCTTGATAAACGTCATCACGAACGGTTTGATGAGAATTATAAAAGGCCTTTATAACGACGCCACTAATTGGAGCAGCCGAGTTAGCGGCAaagtaaatagaaattaaattactgaCCCGGtgcaataattaaaagaacTTTCGAACTTGTGATTGAGAACAAGtttcttgaattattttgtCTTAAAGTCTTTTTATTTCTCATAACTCCATGAATCTACAAATCTCAATAAAGGGTCGATGGGGAATAAAGATGGTGAATTTCCGTTCAAACTagtgataataaaatattaaagtaattttcctTCTTTTTGTTTCAAATTTGACTCACTATTTGTTTTCCACAATTTCTTGACGATTTGAAGGTCCACCATATGCAGCACGGCGCACGTGATGACCGCCGCCAAGGCCGCGCGAGGGATGAAGTAGAAGTACGGAGTCAGCAGAGTCAGCGTCAGAAGTACTATTAAACCTGCAATAAATACGAGCATTTAGATCAGTTATGCCACGATCGAAGTTTCAAACGGGATGGTACAtagaacttttaaaaattaaactcttaaaaaaatacttgttcTCTCGCAAGTACATACGTCtcctattaattaaatagcaAACCCAAAACGCTAGGATACTTGAAAACAAGATTCGTGtatcaaaaattcaaaagccATGCGACAGTATgttgaaaactttttgatTTATGTTGACTTCTCGGCCTCGTTTCCGCATAGAGAACACTTATTTCCCCCTGAATTATATTCCTTTCGACCCATTTAACGGCAACTTCGTAGTTCTGTTTTACATTCATATAAAAGTTCATTTGCCTAACAACTTCAGGacaatacattatatatttgatttaaattaatttaatatagaacGGGCCTTTTAATTGTACACCGCCTACCGACGTAATAGTGGATAAAAGCAAAAGTCTTCACCCGTGTAAAAGCCGGCGGCAGGAGTGGCCACTCCGGAGGCATCGCTGACCGCGCTGCGAGTGAACGATCCGTTGACCGGGAACGAGTTGAAAAAAGATCCGGCGATGTTGCACAGACCCAGCGCCACTATTTCACGTGTCGCGTCTAGGGCTTTGCCTTTCGCTGGAATTTAGAATTAATCTATTGTTTCTAGTCAAATAGTGTAGTCAACTTGTTTCAATTTTGAAGGTTGGAGTGGTCAATTGCATTAGGctttcaatttttaatattattacgaaataaaatcAAAGCTTGCTAAAGGTGAAACAGAGTTTGAATATTAAGTGAAATAAATTACGCAACGACAATTGTCCAATTGTACAAATAATACTCACAGAAGGCTTTAGCGATGGCTACGTTAGAAATGATTCCCACTAGTGGCACTACTAGCAGTCCACTTCCGAGGTGAGCTAACATTCCACCGGCATACACCGTGCCGTTACCGACTGTTGTTTGGAACGCTGGTACTCGAGGGTGTGGCAGACCCGCTGTTATGTGGCctgcatttaataaataaatcgtgcTTTTATCCACAAACTAGAAACAGCACTGAAACATCACAGCGGAGATAACATGAGATGTGATGACTTCCTTTATCTGCATTTACAGAATTCGGGGCAGTTTTCAGTTAATAGATAGATCGTAAGAGATTTTTTGTGCCTCTACATGGGATTGTGTAGTtagtaaaatgaaatatatcgTGTCATGAAACTTATGAGGAGATCTCTAGTCGAGTCGGTTTGAAGTCAAGTGTCGTAGCGccaatctattattattattaattaatcatgTTCATGAttctataaaatgttttgtcaACTGAAATATAGCTTATAGGAACCGTATATATACCGCTTATAGCAAACATTCTGTTCCATTaagatacatattttttaaagtcgtGGAAGCTTTGGAATTAAAGttttacaatataaacaaatatacaacCGAACCAACTATGCACTACCCAGTGCATAGGATATCGTCATGATCAAACTTGATATAATTTCACACATACGAATGGAGATCTACTTCCATTGCTTTGGTGCCGATTGCTCCTAAAATGATTAAGGCGCTAAAGTTGTTTTTGGAAATAAtctgtcaataaataaacaaccaTCCACAGTGTATGTGAAAGCGCACTCCTTTTTTTAACTGGAGTGAGATTTACTTGTAATAAGGCAGACTTTCTCATGTGCTTACAATTAATTCGGTCAGCTATACATGACGTCTTcacttaattattgtaaaatgagCACTATCTAAATATTAGCGGAAATTAGTTTCCAGTTTTTTCCATCTAcagtaaattgtatttaagaacataacatgtttaaataaagaaaaacaagaTGTTTTATGCCTGAACCGTGTAGTAAAAagctaataaatgaatatccTACCTTACACACACTGTTACACAAACATTACCCTTATAATAACGCTGAAGGAATTTCATTAGAGCGAAAGGTATTTATGTACCatgtttgtatatatatattaattaattatttttttatacaaataatcgATGTACGTCGTCAGGCAATCCCAGGGTTTGTGAGCGATTGAGGCGATTGTGAGCAAATTGACGTTTCCTCTTTTACATCACTTAACGACGCAATTTATGGTTTAATGAGGCTTCTTCAATTGCATCTTTGCTATTCTCAAAGATACACTATTGTAGCCGAGAAAGGAATGTGTTTCGACGGCACGTTTACTGCAGATGAATGACACACCGGTAAGTATGAAGGGATGATCCTTGTCCCGATGAAGACAGAAGGCGACCGCTGCCGCTGTAACCACCACCAGGGCGTTCCGCGATACACTCGCGGCCCAAAGCCCTCGTTTAACCATCGCCCGCCCTTTGCACTTCTGGTCCTCCGATTCTTCGATTCGAATGTCCTTTAGGGCCTGAAAGATTTTCGCTTATGTAATTCGATCACCCACTTAATTTGAATTCTCAATATCGACTTAAGAGATGCACTTctatataatactaaataaatgaGAGCTTCACAACATCTCTGTTAAGCTCGACAACGCACGTCCATTTTCAAAGCATCCAGTTCATTGTTTCGTAATCGGTGACAGCTGTTGCTCAGCGAGCGCAATACGAGAGacaatttatgattttatcaTAGTTAATGAGCTTCTAACGTGAATATTACAAAGTTTTCAGGGCTAAATATTAT
Above is a genomic segment from Pieris napi chromosome 7, ilPieNapi1.2, whole genome shotgun sequence containing:
- the LOC125051297 gene encoding sodium-independent sulfate anion transporter-like; translation: MCFCFEQFKTYSMLRKLNPRRLFECVFPILKWSRHYELRTALGDLIAGVTVALTLIPQSIAYASLAGFEPQYGLYASLVGGFVYGVMGTIPQINIGPTALLSLLTFTYTNGTNPDFAVLLCFVGGVVTLVAGIAQLGFLVDFVSTPVVSGFTSAAAVTIASSQIKGLLGLHFDAETFTSTWRAVFQNVANARLNDTVLGLSCCVLLTGMKALKDIRIEESEDQKCKGRAMVKRGLWAASVSRNALVVVTAAAVAFCLHRDKDHPFILTGHITAGLPHPRVPAFQTTVGNGTVYAGGMLAHLGSGLLVVPLVGIISNVAIAKAFSKGKALDATREIVALGLCNIAGSFFNSFPVNGSFTRSAVSDASGVATPAAGFYTGLIVLLTLTLLTPYFYFIPRAALAAVITCAVLHMVDLQIVKKLWKTNKLDLLPLTSTFVSCLMLGIEVGLGCGVAVDVLLLLYYQSRPRLQLRYVQEGSLPPHYQMHPVGGLHFASAERVRSELMALNVGRQTKITRVEVVTPDAILTNGGAGPEPPKLPPNLLIVYCDALSRLDYTFLQSMNMMVEEWSREGHVIWCGAQPKVREQLEAAIHNPLFCSHDQLSAVLIGLSSVTQVGNVSDTQL